In Tsuneonella sp. CC-YZS046, the genomic window GCTTATATTTGCGCGGCAAGATTCGCGGTGATTGGGGTAACTTTCGGGCTACTCTTTCCGGCGACTATGGAGAAATCAAGCAGGGTGGCGGCGCATACTTCATTTCCGGCATCAATCCTGGATATAGCTTGGCCGTCAATCAGGTGGCTGCCGAAATGGGTTTGCCATTGCTACCTTCTACGTCTCCAGCTTATCTTGTCGGCGCGCCAGCAACTCCGGAAGCTCTGCAGCAAGCACGCGACGCTTTTGTAACTTATACTAATGGGACAGGGAATCATTTCGAAAATCAGGGAACTTCTCCGAATTTTGCCAAATATAAGGGGTGGTCGGCGAGTCTGGACATGGAGTTGGATCTCAATGATTCTTTGAAGCTGAGATCAATCAGCGGCTTCAGGCATTATCTACGAAGGAACGATACCGATTACGACTCCACCCCATTCTGGATCACAAACGGATCCTTTAAAAGTAAAGCAGATTTCTTTAGCCAGGAACTTCAATTGCTTGGCAAGATGGGAAGGGCAGATTTCGTAGTAGGAGCTTATTACAGCTATGAAAATGGATATGAATCTGGTGCGAGTATAACTGCACCGCTGGTTCTAGCAGACCCCCTAGCATTTCCTAATGGTGACGTAACTAATAAAAATGTCAGTATATTCGGGCAATTAAATTACAAAATAACGGACTCCTTAACTTTCACCGGTGGAGCACGGTACAGCAAAGAAAATAAGAAACTTGTATCATTTAATGAAACTGTATCAGGATGTTCGATCCCGATTGAGCTTCTGGATGCTCCGGGCCAATGCAGGGGAACATTCCATAAAAAGGATTCCGATCCGTCGTGGCTGGCGTCACTGGATTATAAATTCAACCGGAACTTCATGGTATATGCTAAATTTGCGAAAGGTTTCCGGGCCGGCGGTCATAATATGCGGGGCGCGCGCTCGGTTCAATCATTCGCTCCCTTCGATCCTGAAACGATCACTGAATACGAGATTGGCACGAAGGTCTCGATCTTTGATCGTGCGCTTCAATTGAACATCGCTGCCTATCATGACGATTACAAGGATGTTCAAAGAACGATTACGACCCTAATCCCGGGCGGTGGGACGACAACCACTGTATCCAATGCCGCGCAATCAACCATAAAGGGCATTGATTTCGAAGCCACTTTGCGGCCCATCCGCGCGCTTACGCTCAGTGCCGTCGTTGGCTATGTAGACGCAAAGTATGATTATTTTGTGGATGCCACTGGCGACCGGACGAACGAAGATTGGCCCACGCCGAAATGGTCGTATGCCTTTTCAGCACGATACGATGTTGAATCCGCTTTAGGGCTACTT contains:
- a CDS encoding TonB-dependent receptor, which translates into the protein MLLPSAPALAQDSAANDGSEIIVSARRTDERLQDIPLAVTAISGNDLDRQSITEIRQLSSTSPSLNVKEHSNNPQGMLVSLRGQTQAGILLTTDSSVGVYVDGVNVARSNGLRSALVDLARVEVLRGPQGTLYGRNTTGGAVSIITNSPTDRLEGSVKVGFGNYDAANVVGILNVPLSPQVATRFVVQKSTHDGYGHDGLGKPAGDEDSLYLRGKIRGDWGNFRATLSGDYGEIKQGGGAYFISGINPGYSLAVNQVAAEMGLPLLPSTSPAYLVGAPATPEALQQARDAFVTYTNGTGNHFENQGTSPNFAKYKGWSASLDMELDLNDSLKLRSISGFRHYLRRNDTDYDSTPFWITNGSFKSKADFFSQELQLLGKMGRADFVVGAYYSYENGYESGASITAPLVLADPLAFPNGDVTNKNVSIFGQLNYKITDSLTFTGGARYSKENKKLVSFNETVSGCSIPIELLDAPGQCRGTFHKKDSDPSWLASLDYKFNRNFMVYAKFAKGFRAGGHNMRGARSVQSFAPFDPETITEYEIGTKVSIFDRALQLNIAAYHDDYKDVQRTITTLIPGGGTTTTVSNAAQSTIKGIDFEATLRPIRALTLSAVVGYVDAKYDYFVDATGDRTNEDWPTPKWSYAFSARYDVESALGLLSLQADYQGQGRQNLYPGGARPEETTQKAYGLLNGRISLDIDDARYQIAIFGRNILDKEYASGAQAFDKSLGYNIKYLGAPRTYGVELKTNF